The genomic stretch AAGGGACTGCCGGTCAAGGTGACGGTGCTGGATGAGAAGCGCATGTTGAAGGAGGGCTGGGGCGGCATCATGGGCGTGGGCCAGGGTTCCTCGCGGCCCCCGCGCATGGTCAAGCTGGAATACAAGTCGGACCGCGCAGTGGCCTCCCTGGCGTTTGTGGGCAAGGGCATCACCTTTGACTCGGGCGGAATCTCCATCAAGCCCGGCGCCGGCATGGTCACCATGAAGTGCGACATGGCCGGTGCCGGTGCGGTGCTGAACGCCGTACTGGCCGTGGCCGCCCTGGGCCTGCCGGTCAACGTCACGGGCTGGCTGTGCATTGCCGAGAACATGCCCTCAGGCACCGCCATCCGCCCCTCCGATGTGCTGACAATCCTGGGCGGCAAGACGGTGGAGGTGCTCAACACCGACGCCGAGGGCCGCCTGGTCATGGCCGACGGCCTGGTCGCAGCGTCGCAGGAACTCCCCGATGTCATCATCGACGTGGCAACACTGACCGGTGCGCAGATGATGGCGCTGGGCAACCGCACCGCCGGCGTCATGGGCGATGAGGGTGTCAGTGCCGCCCTGAAGGCCGCCGCGGACCGCGCCGGCGAACTGATCTGGCCCATGCCGCTGCCGGAGGAGCTGCGACCGTCCCTGGACTCCCCCGTGGCCGACATGGCCAACATCGGCGAACGCATGGGCGGCATGATGACCGCCGCCGTGTTCCTGCAGGAGTTCATCGGCAAGGGCAAGGATGGGGAGACCATCCCGTGGGCCCACCTGGACATCGCCGGCCCCGCCTTCAATGAGGGGGCTGCCTACGGCTACACGCCCAAGCAGGGCACCGGCATGTCGGTGCGCACACTGATTGCCTACGTTGAGGATGTTGTGGCCCGCAGCGCATAGCCTGCTGTGCCCCATGCTGTTCCGGCGCAGCCCCTGCCCCAGCGAGAGGCAGGGGCTGCGCCACGCTGTCTGGCAAAGTGAGTATTACCACATTCGCCTTTACTGTGACAGCGGCGACGGCACAGCAGGGAACAACTGACGTAAGGTAAATGCTGAAAGTATTTGTCTTTGACTTCGAAGAAGCCTGGGCGGTTCCAACAGGATTCCCAGACTTCTCTCAATAATTGATGAGATGACGCGCCGAAAACGCGCGCGTCACCCGAACGCGAGGGAGCGTCAAGTGGCCGAACAGGCAGCTGGACAAGAATTCGATATTTTGGTTCTCGGCGGTGGCAGCGGCGGATACGCAACTGCCCTGCGCGCCGTGCAATTGGGCATGACCGTTGGTCTGGTGGAGAAGGGCAAGCTGGGCGGCACGTGCCTGCACAACGGCTGCATCCCCACCAAGGCGCTGCTGCACGCAGCAGAGGTGGCCGACCACGCACGTGAAGGTGCTTCCATTGGCGTCAACAGCCAGCTGAACAGCATCGACCTGGTGGGCGTCAACAAGTACAAGGACGGCATCATCGCCGGCAAGTACAAGGGCCTGCAGGGCCTGATCAAGGGCAAGGGCGTCACGGTCATCGAAGGTGAAGGCCGCCTGACCGCAGCCAACACCGTCACCGTGAACGGCGTGAACTACACCGGCAAGAACATTGTTCTGGCCACGGGTTCCTACTCCCGCAGCCTCCCGGGCCTGGAAATTGGCGGCAAGGTCATCACCTCCGACGAGGCCCTTTCCATGGAGACCCTGCCCAAGAGCGCCATCGTGCTTGGCGGCGGCGTCATCGGCGTCGAATTTGCTTCCGTCTGGAAGTCCTTCGGCGTTGACGTGACCATCATCGAAGGCATGGCCTCACTGGTCCCGAACGAAGATGCCTCCATCATCAAGGTCCTCGAGCGCACCTTCCGCAAGCGCGGCATCAAGTTCAATACCGGCACCTTCTTCCAGGGCGTTGAGCAGGACGCCAACGGCGTCAAGGCCACCCTGGTTGACGGCAAGACCTTCGAAGCAGACATCATGCTCGTTGCCGTCGGCCGCGGCCCGTCCACCGCAGGCCTCGGTTTCGAGGAGGCCGGCGTCACGATCGACCGCGGCTTCGTCATCACGAACGAGCGCCTGCACACCGGCGTGGGCAACGTCTACGCAGTGGGCGACATCGTCCCCGGCGTCCAGCTCGCACACCGCGGCTTCCAGCAGGGCATCTTCGTGGCCGAGGAAATTGCCGGCATGAACCCGGTCATCGTTGAAGACATCAACATCCCCAAGGTCACCTTCTGCGACCCCGAGATTGCCTCGGTAGGCTTGAACGAGAAGCAGGCCAAGGAGAAGTTCGGCGACGCCAACGTTGAGTCCACGGAGTACAACCTGGCCGGCAACGGCAAGAGCGCCATCCTCGGCACCGGCGGCATCATCAAGTTCGTGCGCGAAAAGGACGGCCCGGTTGTGGGCGTCCACATGATCGGCAGCCACATCGGCGAGCAGATCGGTGAGGCACAGCTGATCGTGAACTGGGAAGCCTACCCGGAGGACATTGCAGGCCTCATCCACGCACACCCCACCCAGAACGAAGCCCTGGGCGAAGCGGCAATGGCCCTGGCCGGCCGCCCGCTCCACGGCTAGCAACAATCCGCACTGGTGCACCCGGCGTCCACGCCGGGTGCACTAAGCTGAAAACCAAACTTAGAATTCACAAAGCTTTTCGCGTTCGATGCACAACATGAACGGCGAATGCAGCGCAGAAGAAGGAGAACGGGGACGAAATGTCTGAATCCGTGAACTTGCCCGCCTTGGGTGAAAGCGTCACCGAAGGCACCGTCACACGGTGGCTCAAGCAGGTTGGGGACCGCGTCGAAGTGGACGAGCCCTTGCTGGAAGTTTCCACCGACAAGGTGGACACTGAGATCCCGTCGCCCTTCGCCGGCATCCTGGAAGAAATTCTGGTGCCCGAGGACGAGACCGCGGAAGTGGGCGCCACACTGGCGCGCATCGGCACCGGGGCAGCAGCCCCGGCCGCCCCCGCGGCGGAAGCCGCACCAGTGGCAGAGGCGCCGGCACCGGTTGCAGAGGCCCCCGCGGCCCCCGCAGCAGAGGCTCCCGCGGCAGCCCCTGCAGCAGCACCGGCCGGCGATGCCCACGAGCTGGTCCTGCCCGCACTGGGCGAGTCGGTCACCGAAGGCACCGTCACCCGATGGCTGAAGGCCGTCGGCGACACCATCGAGATCGATGAGCCGCTGCTCGAGGTCTCCACCGACAAGGTCGACACCGAGATCCCCTCCCCCGTGGCTGGCGTCCTGCTGGAAATCCGTGTTCCGGAAGACGAAACCGCAGAGGTTGGCGGCGTCCTGGCACTCATCGGCGCCGCTGGCGCAGCCGCCCCGGCAGCCCCGGCAGCCCCGGCACCGGCAGCCGCTCCGGCACCCGTGGCAGCACCCGCTCCCGTGGCCGCCCCGGCACCCGTGGCAGCACCCGCTCCCGTGGCCGCCCCGGCACCCGTGGCAGCACCGGCACCCGTGGCCGCCCCGGCACCCGTGGCAGCTCCCGCCGCCCCGGCTGCAGGCGCCGAGTCCAACTACGTCACTCCCCTGGTGCGCAAGCTTGCCAACCAGCACGGCGTTGACATCTCCACCGTCACCGGCACCGGTGTTGGTGGACGCATCCGCAAGCAGGACGTCGTTGCAGCAGCAGAGGCCGCCAAGGCCGTTGCCGCCCCGGCCCCCGCAGCAGCCGCCGCCCCGGCAGCCAAGTCGGCTCCCGCCGTCGTGCCTTCCTCACTGCGCGGCACCACGGTCAAGGCACCGCGCATCCGCCAGGTGATTGCCCGCCGCATGCGCGAGTCGCTGGAAGCCTCCACACAGCTCACGCAGGTCCACGAGATCGACATGACGCGCATCGTCAAGCTGCGCGCCAAGTCGAAGGACCAGTTCCAGGCCGTCAACGGCACCAAGCTGACGTACCTGCCGTTCATCGCCAAGGCTGTCACCGAGGCGCTGAAGGTCCACCCCTCGGTCAACGGTGAGTACAACGAGGAAACCCAGCAGATCACGTACCACAACGCCGAGCACCTGGCGATTGCCGTGGACACTGACAAGGGCCTGCTGGTACCCGTCATCTCCAACGCAGGCGACCTCAACCTCGCCGGCCTGGCCGGCAGGATCGCCGATGTTGCCTCGCGCACCCGCAGCGGCAAGATCGGTCCGGACGAGCTCTCCGGCGGCACGTTCTCCATCACGAACATCGGTTCGGTTGGCGCCCTGTTCGACACCCCGATCATCAACCAGCCCAACGTGGCCATTCTCGGCACGGGCACGATCGTCAAGCGCCCCATGGTCATCACCAACGCTGACGGCGATGACACCATCGCCATCCGCCACATGATGTACCTGTGCCTGACGTACGACCACCGCCTGGTGGACGGCGCGGACGCCGGCCGCTTCCTGCAGACCTTGAAGGCCCGTCTGGAAGATGGCGCGTTTGAGGCTGACCTGGGCCTGTAGCACCTGGCGCACGACGGCGGCCGGCGGCTTGGATTTTCCAGGTCGCCGGCCGCTTTTGTTGTGTCAGACGTTGTTGCATGGGTTGTCTTGTTTCTCTGGCCCGTGTCATGTTGGCCACATAAGGCAAACCTTGATAGACACTGTGTCAGCAAGTTGCATAAGCTGGGGGCATGGACTTCTTACGCTTAGTGCTCGTGTTTTTGCATATTCTTGGTGCCGCTGCGATTGTGGGCGGCTGGCTTGCCGCGTTCAAGACACCCACTGTGACCCAGTGGCAGTGGATTGGTGCGCTCACGCAGCTCGTTACCGGCCTGCTCCTGGTGGGGCTGGCGGAGATGGGCGACGGCGACGTCAACAACTTCAAGATCGGCGTCAAGCTGATCATCGCCCTGGTCGTGGCGGTTGCCGCCTTCATCGGCCGCCGCAAGGTCAAGAACGGCGAGCCCGTTGCCAAGGGACTGGCCCACGCAGTGGGCGGCATGGCGTTCATCAACATCGCCGTGGCCGTTTTCTGGGTCTAGCAGCTCCTCCAGGCGGGCGCGGCACCGCCCACCCGCCCAACAGCACGTTCCTGCGCGCCGGAGTTTTCCTCCGGCCGAGCCGGGGACGTGCTGTTTTGCGTTAAGACACCTGCCGGGAAGGGCGGCTGTCAGCCATGCTCGGGAGAAATGCAGAACTCATTTCCGTCGGGATCGGCCAGGACAGCCCAGCGGAACCCTGGAAAAGTATGTTCCTCGACTGTTGTTGCGCCCAGTTCAAGGGCACGGGCCACCTCGGCATCCATGTCCGATGCCTCAAAGTCCAGGTGAAGCCGCCGCCGCCCGCCGGTGGGATCGGCGACCTCTTGGAAGGCGATGCGCGGCTGGCCGGGTTCTGCAGCCAGCCATGTGAACCCGTCCTCCGCAGAGGCCACCGTGGTCCCCAGGAATGCCGTCCAAAAGTCACGCAGAGGCGCAGAATTGTTCGTATTGATGACAATTGTTGAGAGTTTAATCATACGTGGATTCTAGTAACTTCGATTGGCGGCGGACAAGAGCCTAAGGTGGATGTGCGGGCCATGCTTTTGCCGGCTCGCACCCATTGGAATCTTCTTGAGGAGTTAACATGGCTACAACTCGCAACGCCCACGCAGGCTGGGTCGGCGACCTTCCCACCGGCGGCGGCCAGGTCACCCTGGACAGCTCGGGACTGGGCACCTTTGACATCACCTGGAAGGCACGCACCGAAGCTGCCGGCGGCAAGACCAGCCCCGAGGAGCTCATCGCAGCGGCCCATTCCTCCTGCTTCGCCATGGCCTTCTCGCATGAGCTGTCCGGGGCCGGTCACGCAGCCGAGTACGTCAACACCAGTGCAGCCGTGACCTTCGTCCCCGGCACCGGCATCACCGGCAGCCACCTGACCCTTGCCGCGAAGATCCCCGGCATCAGCCAGGAAGACTTCGACACGATTGCCAACGCCGCCAAGGCCGGCTGCCCCGTGTCGGCAGCACTGGCGGGCGTCGAGATCACCCTCGAGGCAACGCTGGAAGCGTAGTCCACTGCCTGCGGCACCAATGCCGGGGCACCATCTGGGCAAGCGCCCTGAAACTGCAGGCCGTGCGGCCCTGCCCGGCCGGACGATGTTCCGGTCCCGCAGGGCCGCACGGCCTGCGGTGTTCCGGGCGGGCACCGGCGCCGAGGCCGGCTGCACCATCACCGCGTTACTGCGGCAAGAATCTGCTGGATGCGCCAGCGCCCGTCCACATTCGCCAGGATGAAGTCCAGTTCTTGCGTCTGCTCCCCCGTCGTGTTGTGGATGAGCACCCCTGCCTTGTCCTGTTCAGCGAAGCTGCTGATGTTGACGGTGGCCTCCACGGTGATCTTGGTTCCGGCAGGGGGCATTGCAGTGCCGGTGCTGGGCGTTCCGGCAGCGCCCTCCTGCGCCGGGGCCGAGCCCGCATCTGCGTCCCCCTCGGCATGGGCCTCGGCCACAGTGATGTCCAGTCCGGTCAGCCGGTGGCCGCGGGCCGCCAACTCGCCAACGATGGCACTGTCGGCGGCCAGGGCGTTCGAGTCGGGAACGTTGACCATGTCCACCAGCTCCTGGTCTGCGTTGGAAAGTGCGTAGGAACGAAGCCAGGCGAGCGCATGGAGCGCCGTGACCGGCTCAGCCGCAGCAAGATCCCTTTGAATTTTGGGTGGAAGCGCACCGGCCCAGGCCATGTTCGTTCCTGGCGCCGCGGCCGGGGCAGCTTCGGGCGGTGCACCGGCTGCGGCATCATTGCCCGGCCCGCCCCACTCCCGCCCCAGCACCATGGCAGTGGCCAGCAGAATTGAGGCCATGGCGGCAGCACCGGCCAGCAGCCACAGCCTCCGCGCCCTGCCGCGCGGCGCAGACGATTCCCTGTTTCCGCTGGTCCACATCCTTGACAGACCCGGGACACGGCCGGAACCACCGCGGCCTTGCGCCCGCCGACGCACGGTGGCAGGGCGCCACCGGCCCCTGGACTTCCTGTGCAGCACCCTCCCCGGACGGCCGGCCAACCCCCTGCCCGTTGACTGGTGCCGGGTGGGCAGCTGTGGCAGCACGCTGGGGTGGACGGCGCTGCCAAGGGCCAGGGCCTCGGCCGGCGCGCTGCGAAACACCGCCTGCGCGAAGGCGGCCGCCGTGGGCCGCCGGGTGGAGTCTTCGTTGAGTCCGGCCTCCAGCGCGGCCACAAGCTCGGCCGGCACATCCCGGACAAAGGTGCCCAGGGGCAGTCGGTCCCGGGTTGCGGGCGGGGCTTTCCCGGTCAGGGCAAACCAGCCGATGGCGGCCAGGGCGAAGACGTCCGCGGCCTCGTCCCGGGCGATGTCGTGCGGGCAGTGGTAGCCCGGCGTGCCCGCCGGCGGGACGGGCGGCTGGCCCAGCATCCGGCCGAAACCAAAGTCGGCGAGCAGCGGCTTTCCGACGGCGCTGAACAGGACGTTGCCGGGCGAAAGGTCCCCATGGACCGCGCCGCGCCCGTGCAGGTAGGCCAGCACCTGGCCCATGGGGGTCAGAATCGTGACCGCCTCCCCCACGGTGGCGGGCCCACGGGCATGGACGAGTTGCGCCAGCGAGCCTCCGGCAGCGTGGTCCATGATGATGGCTGGGACGCCTCGGGCATCCTCCGCCAGTCCCCGCACGGCCACAAGGTGCTCATGGCGGAACTGGTCCAGGACCCGCCACTCCTGTGTGATTTGGCTTTCATTGTGACGCCCCGCCGCCGCATTCATGTCATCTCCTGCGGAACCGGGCACCAAAGTGATGAATTTGGCCGCAACCTGCTCACCGCCGTCGTGCGGGGCCATGAGCCAGACCTCGCCCTGGGCGCCGCGGCCCAGACAACGCACGGCATCAAAGCCGGGAAGGTCCGGTGGGCGGTCCGGCACCCCTTGTGCTTGAAAAGTTTCCATATACAAGTAGTAGACCTGTTTGGCCATTCCTGCCCGAAGTTATCCACAGGCAGGGTGCCGTCCACAGATTTCTGATTTAGGCGAACATGCATCGTCCTCTAAAGTGGCTCCTATGAGTCTTCAGTTTTCAGAACTCGGATTTGCCCCTCATTTCATCGACTACCTCGGTGCGTGGGAACAGCAGCGCGAACTCCACGCCGCCGTTGTTGCCGGCAGTGCACCGAATTCGGTGCTGCTGCTGGAACACGCCGCCGTGTACACAGCAGGCAAACGCACCGAAGACCACGAACGCCCCTTTGACGGAACGCCGGTGGTCAACGTTGACCGCGGCGGCAAGCTCACGTGGCACGGTCCGGGCCAGCTGGTCATGTACCCGATCGTGAAGCTTGTGGATGCGCACAGCATCCGCGCCTATGTGTATGCGCTCGAGGACATCATCATCGAGGTGCTGGCGAACTTCGGCATCAAAGGCGTTCGCGTGGACGGCCGCGCCGGCATCTGGCTGCTGGAGGATGAGAAGGGACCGGACCGCAAGATAGCCGCCATTGGCATCAGGGTCCACGACCGCGTCACCATGCACGGCATCGCCATCAACGCCAACAACAGCCTCGCACCGTACAACCAGATTATTGCCTGCGGCATCCAGGACGCCGGCACCACCACCATGGCCGTGGAAACCGGCCGTGACATCACCACTCGGGAACTGCTGCCGGTGCTCAAGGAAGCCACCGCCAAGTTCCTGGCACCACTCATCACCGACATTGAGCCTGAAGAGGCAACAACCCCCGGCGCAGCGGAAGCGGGCCGGGCAGAAGGAGCACTGCTGTGACGTTGGCACCCGAAGGACGCAAGCTGCTGCGCATTGAACAGCGGAACGCCGCCGTCCCCGTTGAGCGCAAGCCCGACTGGATGAAGGCAAAGGTGTCCATGGGCACCGAATACATCGCCATGAAGAACCTGGTCAAGGGCCAGGGACTGCACACCGTCTGTGAGGAGGCCGGCTGTCCCAACATCTTCGAGTGCTGGGAAGACCGCGAGGCCACGTTCCTGATCGGCGGCTCCGAGTGCACCCGCCGCTGCGACTTCTGCCAGATCGACACCGGCAAGCCCTCCCCCATCGACATGTTCGAGCCCACCAAGGTCGCCCGCTCGGTGGTGAAGATGAACCTGCGCTACGCCACCGTCACCGGTGTCGCCCGCGACGATCTCGAGGACGAGGGCGTCTGGCTCTATGCCGAGACGGTGCGCAAGATTCATGAGCTCAACCCGAACACCGGCGTCGAACTTCTTATCCCGGACTTCTCCGGAAAGCCGGAGCACATCACGGCCATCTGCGAGTCCAAGCCCGAAGTGTTCGCGCACAACGTGGAGACGGTGCCGCGCATTTTCAAGCGCATCCGCCCCGCCTTCCGCTACGACCGTTCCCTCGATGTCCTGACCCAGGGCCGCGACCAGGGCATGGTGA from Arthrobacter stackebrandtii encodes the following:
- the lipB gene encoding lipoyl(octanoyl) transferase LipB, which encodes MAPMSLQFSELGFAPHFIDYLGAWEQQRELHAAVVAGSAPNSVLLLEHAAVYTAGKRTEDHERPFDGTPVVNVDRGGKLTWHGPGQLVMYPIVKLVDAHSIRAYVYALEDIIIEVLANFGIKGVRVDGRAGIWLLEDEKGPDRKIAAIGIRVHDRVTMHGIAINANNSLAPYNQIIACGIQDAGTTTMAVETGRDITTRELLPVLKEATAKFLAPLITDIEPEEATTPGAAEAGRAEGALL
- a CDS encoding OsmC family peroxiredoxin, which codes for MATTRNAHAGWVGDLPTGGGQVTLDSSGLGTFDITWKARTEAAGGKTSPEELIAAAHSSCFAMAFSHELSGAGHAAEYVNTSAAVTFVPGTGITGSHLTLAAKIPGISQEDFDTIANAAKAGCPVSAALAGVEITLEATLEA
- the sucB gene encoding 2-oxoglutarate dehydrogenase, E2 component, dihydrolipoamide succinyltransferase, whose protein sequence is MSESVNLPALGESVTEGTVTRWLKQVGDRVEVDEPLLEVSTDKVDTEIPSPFAGILEEILVPEDETAEVGATLARIGTGAAAPAAPAAEAAPVAEAPAPVAEAPAAPAAEAPAAAPAAAPAGDAHELVLPALGESVTEGTVTRWLKAVGDTIEIDEPLLEVSTDKVDTEIPSPVAGVLLEIRVPEDETAEVGGVLALIGAAGAAAPAAPAAPAPAAAPAPVAAPAPVAAPAPVAAPAPVAAPAPVAAPAPVAAPAPVAAPAAPAAGAESNYVTPLVRKLANQHGVDISTVTGTGVGGRIRKQDVVAAAEAAKAVAAPAPAAAAAPAAKSAPAVVPSSLRGTTVKAPRIRQVIARRMRESLEASTQLTQVHEIDMTRIVKLRAKSKDQFQAVNGTKLTYLPFIAKAVTEALKVHPSVNGEYNEETQQITYHNAEHLAIAVDTDKGLLVPVISNAGDLNLAGLAGRIADVASRTRSGKIGPDELSGGTFSITNIGSVGALFDTPIINQPNVAILGTGTIVKRPMVITNADGDDTIAIRHMMYLCLTYDHRLVDGADAGRFLQTLKARLEDGAFEADLGL
- a CDS encoding serine/threonine protein kinase → METFQAQGVPDRPPDLPGFDAVRCLGRGAQGEVWLMAPHDGGEQVAAKFITLVPGSAGDDMNAAAGRHNESQITQEWRVLDQFRHEHLVAVRGLAEDARGVPAIIMDHAAGGSLAQLVHARGPATVGEAVTILTPMGQVLAYLHGRGAVHGDLSPGNVLFSAVGKPLLADFGFGRMLGQPPVPPAGTPGYHCPHDIARDEAADVFALAAIGWFALTGKAPPATRDRLPLGTFVRDVPAELVAALEAGLNEDSTRRPTAAAFAQAVFRSAPAEALALGSAVHPSVLPQLPTRHQSTGRGLAGRPGRVLHRKSRGRWRPATVRRRAQGRGGSGRVPGLSRMWTSGNRESSAPRGRARRLWLLAGAAAMASILLATAMVLGREWGGPGNDAAAGAPPEAAPAAAPGTNMAWAGALPPKIQRDLAAAEPVTALHALAWLRSYALSNADQELVDMVNVPDSNALAADSAIVGELAARGHRLTGLDITVAEAHAEGDADAGSAPAQEGAAGTPSTGTAMPPAGTKITVEATVNISSFAEQDKAGVLIHNTTGEQTQELDFILANVDGRWRIQQILAAVTR
- a CDS encoding VOC family protein, whose protein sequence is MIKLSTIVINTNNSAPLRDFWTAFLGTTVASAEDGFTWLAAEPGQPRIAFQEVADPTGGRRRLHLDFEASDMDAEVARALELGATTVEEHTFPGFRWAVLADPDGNEFCISPEHG
- the lipA gene encoding lipoyl synthase, encoding MTLAPEGRKLLRIEQRNAAVPVERKPDWMKAKVSMGTEYIAMKNLVKGQGLHTVCEEAGCPNIFECWEDREATFLIGGSECTRRCDFCQIDTGKPSPIDMFEPTKVARSVVKMNLRYATVTGVARDDLEDEGVWLYAETVRKIHELNPNTGVELLIPDFSGKPEHITAICESKPEVFAHNVETVPRIFKRIRPAFRYDRSLDVLTQGRDQGMVTKSNLILGMGETREEISVALQDLHDAGTDLITITQYLRPSERHLPVDRWVKPQEFLDISQEAEEIGFLGVMSGPLVRSSYRAGRLWATAMRKKGLDIPEHLAHIAEGIEDSGHTRQEAASLLAAQ
- the lpdA gene encoding dihydrolipoyl dehydrogenase, translating into MAEQAAGQEFDILVLGGGSGGYATALRAVQLGMTVGLVEKGKLGGTCLHNGCIPTKALLHAAEVADHAREGASIGVNSQLNSIDLVGVNKYKDGIIAGKYKGLQGLIKGKGVTVIEGEGRLTAANTVTVNGVNYTGKNIVLATGSYSRSLPGLEIGGKVITSDEALSMETLPKSAIVLGGGVIGVEFASVWKSFGVDVTIIEGMASLVPNEDASIIKVLERTFRKRGIKFNTGTFFQGVEQDANGVKATLVDGKTFEADIMLVAVGRGPSTAGLGFEEAGVTIDRGFVITNERLHTGVGNVYAVGDIVPGVQLAHRGFQQGIFVAEEIAGMNPVIVEDINIPKVTFCDPEIASVGLNEKQAKEKFGDANVESTEYNLAGNGKSAILGTGGIIKFVREKDGPVVGVHMIGSHIGEQIGEAQLIVNWEAYPEDIAGLIHAHPTQNEALGEAAMALAGRPLHG
- a CDS encoding leucyl aminopeptidase, with the translated sequence MSAKEPISFHVVSSDLSKVSADALVIAVSKGADGPVILDAPISPAALTSLKASLSSLGVTGTADQVVRLPGLPDTGAKILVLAGIGKLRDGAATDEALRRTAGAAIRQLAGLKHVVFALPTTSVAQLGAIAEGAALGGYQYASLHSSTEGRQAPVSKVTIHSTLAKDPALAAAVERAAIVAKAVNATRTLVNEPPSRLYPATFAEAAKDLAKGLPVKVTVLDEKRMLKEGWGGIMGVGQGSSRPPRMVKLEYKSDRAVASLAFVGKGITFDSGGISIKPGAGMVTMKCDMAGAGAVLNAVLAVAALGLPVNVTGWLCIAENMPSGTAIRPSDVLTILGGKTVEVLNTDAEGRLVMADGLVAASQELPDVIIDVATLTGAQMMALGNRTAGVMGDEGVSAALKAAADRAGELIWPMPLPEELRPSLDSPVADMANIGERMGGMMTAAVFLQEFIGKGKDGETIPWAHLDIAGPAFNEGAAYGYTPKQGTGMSVRTLIAYVEDVVARSA